The genomic interval TACCTGCTGGAACATGGTATGGTGGATATGGTCGTCAAACGTCACGACATTCCGGAAACGCTGGCGCGCCTGCTGAAGATCCTGACGAAGAAGCCCGTCTCGGCAGCCAACGACGTGAATGGCGGCGCAATCGCTCTGGCGGCGAGCGCCTGATAACCGGCAAACAGGCGGGGTGCGGAATTGATACCCAGAGGCCAAATGGCGGTGAGTGAGGCAGCGCACGAGATCGAAAAACTCATGGGATTGCATCCCAAAGGGTTCGACCTGTCTCTCGATCGCATCACCCGCCTTCTCGATCAGCTCGGCAATCCACACAGGAAATTGCCGCCGGTGATCCATGTCGCCGGCACCAACGGCAAGGGCTCGGTCACCGCCTTCTGCCGCGCCCTGCTCGAGGCCGGCGGCTACAGCGCCCATGTCCATACCTCGCCGCATCTCGTCAATTGGCACGAGCGCTATCGCATCGGTGTGGCGGGCGGCCGCGGCCAGCTCGTCGACGACGCCGTCTTTGCGGATGCGGTGCGCCGCGTGGCTGATGCCAATGCTGGTCAGCACATCACCGTCTTCGAAATCCTGACGGCGGTCACCTTCATTCTGTTCTCGGAACATCCAGCCGATGCCGCGATCATCGAAGTCGGTCTCGGCGGCCGCTTCGACGCCACCAATGTCATGTCCGATCCGGCCGTCTCGGTCATCATGCCGATCTCGCTGGATCACCAGCCCTATCTCGGCGACAGGGTGGAACTGATCGCCGCGGAAAAGGCCGGTATCATGAAGCCGGGCTTGCCCGTCGTCATCGGTCACCAGGACTATGATGCGGCGCTTGATGTCCTGATGTCCACGGCCGAGCGTCTGCATTGCCCGACCGCCGTCTTCGGCCAGGATTTCATGGCGCATGAGGAATATGGCAGGCTCGTCTATCAGGACGAATACGGGCTTGCCGACCTGCCGTTGCCGCGCCTTCCCGGCCGCCATCAATATGCCAATGCCGCCGCCGCCATCCGCGCCGTCAAGGCCGCTGGCTTTACCGTCACCGAGATGATGATGGAAAAGGCGATGAATTGCGTGGAGTGGCCGGGCCGGCTGCAGCGCCTGAGCGAAGGCCGGCTGCTGTCGCACGCGCCCGCCGGCGCCGAAATCTGGGTCGATGGCGGGCATAATCCCGGCGCCGGCGAAGTCATCGCCGAAGCCATGGCCAATTTCGAGGAGCGCCAGCCGCGGCCGCTCTTCCTGGTCATCGGCATGATCAACACCAAAGATCCGATCGGTTATTTCAGGGCTTTCGCAGGCCTGGTCGAGAAGGTGTTCTGTGTGCCGATCCGCGGCAGCGACGCGATGATCGATCCGGTGATCTTGTCCAATGCCGCCTATGATGCCGGCCTGGTTGCCGAACCGATGTCGACGGTCGGCGAGGCGCTGGAAGCGATAAAGGCGGCCGTCAATCCGGATGCACTGCCACCGCGCATCCTCGTCGGCGGCTCTCTCTATCTCGTCGGCGATGTACTTGCCGACAACGGCACGCCCCCGAGATAAAGGGTAACAAAAAAGCCCGGTCGAAGCCGGGCTTTTTCACGGGATATCAATAAGCGATATCGATCACGCAGCGTTCGAAATCCAATTTGAAAGAGCTGTCTTCGGCTTGGCGCCGACCGAGATATCGGCCACTTCGCCGCCCTTGAAGATCGCGAGAGTCGGAATGGAGCGCACGCCGAACTGGGCGGCGAGTTCCGGGTTCTCATCGATGTTGAGCTTGGCGACCTTGACCTTGCCTTCCATTTCGACGGAGATTTCTTCGAGGCTCGGAGCAATCATTTTGCACGGGCCGCACCATTCAGCCCAGAAATCGACGACGACGGGTTCTGCAGATTCCAGAACTTCCGACTGGAAGTTATTGATATCGACTTTCACGGTAGCCATAGGCTGCTCCTTTAACGGAATTATGTGTTGAACCACATGTGATGGTGCGGTGCCGAATTTTCAATGTCCGGTATTTCACTTTGTCTTGAGTCCTGCAAGCGCCAAACCGAGCGCCGTTTCGCTCAGCGTATAGAGAGAGGCGTTCTCGGTATAGACGAGCATGCAGTCGATGCGCTTGCCGGGATAAAGCGGCGCCAGGATCTCGCGATAGATGGCGAGCTGTGCCTTATGCGCGAAGGGGACGGCCTCCTCTGTCACCGGCGGCACCCGATTGGTCTTGTAGTCGAGAATGACGACGCGATCGGCAAGGACGGCAAGCCGGTCGATACGGCCGGAGACGGCATAGCGTCTGTCGTCGAGCGTCAAGGTTCCCATGATCGAAACTTCCGGCTGGGCCTCGACCCCGAGGACGGGCTGCAGCCCCCCTTCGTCCAATAGTTTCAGAACCGAATCGACAAGCCTGCGACGTTCGCCCTCCGGCCAGAACCGTGCCGCCCGTTCGGCATACCGGTGTGCGGCATCGGCCCGTCCGGCAGGCGGAATTTCCGGAAGCGCCTGCAGCATGCGATGGATCAGCCGGCCCTTTTCCAGCGAACGATCGCTCCGCTCCTTCCCGCCGAACAGCGGCGAAGCTACGAACAGGCTGCCTTCGTCTTCGTCGACGATCGTCCCGGCGCCGGAAGGGCTGAGGGGCCGGGGCAGCTCGGCCTGCGGCGGCAATGGCCGCAACAGGCCCTCCGGTAAAGCCTCGTGGCTGTCGCGCGCCTCGTCTCGGTCGATACGCTCGAAGCTCCGTTCCACCCGCGGCACGCGCCATCGGATGCCTGGCCATTCCCCGTCAGGGCCGGAGAAGGTGGCTGCCTCGACATGCGGATGGCCTTCGCCGAGCGCGGTGGAGATCATCATATGCCAGGTGTCGGCATTGGCACGTACGCCACGATAGCCGCAGACGATCAGCCGGTCGGCGGCCCGCGTCATGGCGACATAAAGCAGCCGGCGATACTCCTCTTCCGCCAGCATCTGGATACGTGCGGCATCGTTTTGCGTCAGCGAATTGGTGAGGTCGGAGACAGGAACCCAGGCAGGCAGCGGCGGCTCGTCCGGGTCGGTTTCGATTAGGCGAAGCTTCGGCAGATGCGTATGGGTGAAGGCCTTCGAACCGCCGTCGACGAGGAAGACGATGGGCGCTTCAAGACCCTTGGAGGCATGCACGGTCATGATCCTGACTTCGTTGCGCCCCTTGTCCTGCTCACGCTTCACCTCGGGCGCTTCGAGCTCCAGCGTTGAGATGAAGGATTGCAGCCCGGGAAGGCCGGAGCTCTCATGGTCGAGAGTGAAGGTCAGGAATTCGTCGAGGATATCGCTGACCTCGGTGCCGAGACGGGCCAGGAATTGCCGCCGCCCACCATGGCTGCCCAGCACGCGCGCATAGAAATCATGGACCGACAGGCGCCTCGACTGCCGAAGAAACAGCTCGAGCCTTTCGACGGCGGCACGGAAACGTTCGGTGCCGTCGGCCGCAAATCTTTTCAGATGGTTCCAGACGCTTTCGTCGTCGCCCCGCAGGCCGGCGATTGCAAAGACATCGTCCTCGGAAAAATCGAAAAGCGGGCTCTTGAGCACGGCGGCAAGCGAAAGATCGTCCTCCGGCAGAAGCAGGAAGCGGCCGAGTGCCAGCAGGTCCTGCACGGCGATATGGCTGGTCAGCGTCAACCTGTCGGCACCGGCGACGGGAATGTCACCGCGGCGCTTCAGGGCGCGTGTCAAGGCATTGACGAAGGCGTCGCGTTTGCGCACCAGAACGAGAATATCGCCGGCCTCGATCAGCCGCTCTTTGCCTTTGTCGATGATCGTTTCACGGCCGACGAGCGTGCCGACAGCATGGGCGATCCGCCGTGCGAGAATGGCGGCCGGCGCGCTTTCCGGCGTCGCATCGAAGGGCGCCGTCCAATCCTCTTCCTTCACCACCGCTTCCGGCGCGATCATCTCCCAGAGATCGACGGCGCCCGGATGTCCGATGCGGCTGGAACGATGCACGACCGGTTCGCCCAGCGCGCTGAGGCCCCGCGCATTGTCCGATGTCCTGAAGATCTGGTCGACGGCCTCGAGCACGTCGGCGGTCGAGCGGAAGGAGAGGGGCAGCCGCACCGAAGAAAAGCTCTGCCCGCTTTCGGAGACGCGGCGCCGCGTCCGGTCGCTTTCTTCGGAAAACCGCTCGGGCCGCGCCCCTTGAAAGGAATAGATCGACTGCTTCTCGTCGCCGACGGCAAAGAGTGTGCGCACGATCGACCGGGCGCTCTCGCCGGAAAAGAAATCCCCGGCGAGCGACTGGATGACACTCCACTGGATCGGGCTGGTATCCTGCGCCTCGTCGACGAGGATATGATCGATACCCCGATCGAGTTTGTAATGGATCCAGGGGCCGACGCCGCTCTTCGTCAGCAGATCGGCGGTGCGGGTGATCAGGTCTTCGAAATCGAGCTGGCTGCGTTGTTTCTTCAGCTCCTCGTAATCGTGATTCAGCCGACCGGCGAGCACGAGCGCTGCCTGCGTGGCGCCGCACATCCGCATCAGTTTCAACCTGTCGCGGCTTGCGACGATATGTGCGCGGGCAACGGCGATGGCGCTCGTCAATTGCGGCGCTTCCGCCAGCATGGCCTTGACCAGGAACTGCGAGTCCGATTTCGGCTCGCCCTTCGCCGTCAGAAAGATTTTCTCCAGCATTTCGGCGCGCCTGGCCTCATTGCGCTCCCGGCTGGCGAGCCTGAGACCATAGGCAACCTCCTGCGCCTTGGCGCCGCCCCTCTGGTCGGCAATGGACAGATAAAGCTCCAGCATTCCACCCGAAAGCTCCGGCAACGGCCAATATTGCGCCGCGATCCGGCTCTCCGTATCGCCCGCGGTAAGGCCAAGCCTCTCGCGCAGAACCGCCTCCACGCCGCCCCGTCGCTCGGCCGCCGCGGTGAAGCGGCGAATGGCATTACGGTTGGCGACGATGTCGGCGAGCAGGTTCTCCAGGCCGGATTCGTCGCCGAGATCGAGCACGTAGGCGAAAGCCTCGGCAAGGGCGCTGCCTTCCTCCGGCGCGGTCGCCGTCAGCAGCGCCCGGCGCGCATCGGAAAGCAGCGCCGCCGCCGCGCGATCGTCGAGGACCGAAAAATGCCCGGCAACATTGGCCTCAAGCGGGAATTGATGCAGCAGCGCTTCGCAAAAGGCATGGATCGTCTGGATCTTCAGTCCGCCCGGCGTTTCCAG from Rhizobium lentis carries:
- the trxA gene encoding thioredoxin — encoded protein: MATVKVDINNFQSEVLESAEPVVVDFWAEWCGPCKMIAPSLEEISVEMEGKVKVAKLNIDENPELAAQFGVRSIPTLAIFKGGEVADISVGAKPKTALSNWISNAA
- the addA gene encoding double-strand break repair helicase AddA, with product MSNETALPSDDDPGAWIGWTTIQQAIASDPERSAWVSANAGSGKTHVLTQRVIRLLLAGARPSAILCLTYTKAAASEMSNRVFERLADWVVLDDADLSRRIMQIEGAAPDALKLAEARRLFAKALETPGGLKIQTIHAFCEALLHQFPLEANVAGHFSVLDDRAAAALLSDARRALLTATAPEEGSALAEAFAYVLDLGDESGLENLLADIVANRNAIRRFTAAAERRGGVEAVLRERLGLTAGDTESRIAAQYWPLPELSGGMLELYLSIADQRGGAKAQEVAYGLRLASRERNEARRAEMLEKIFLTAKGEPKSDSQFLVKAMLAEAPQLTSAIAVARAHIVASRDRLKLMRMCGATQAALVLAGRLNHDYEELKKQRSQLDFEDLITRTADLLTKSGVGPWIHYKLDRGIDHILVDEAQDTSPIQWSVIQSLAGDFFSGESARSIVRTLFAVGDEKQSIYSFQGARPERFSEESDRTRRRVSESGQSFSSVRLPLSFRSTADVLEAVDQIFRTSDNARGLSALGEPVVHRSSRIGHPGAVDLWEMIAPEAVVKEEDWTAPFDATPESAPAAILARRIAHAVGTLVGRETIIDKGKERLIEAGDILVLVRKRDAFVNALTRALKRRGDIPVAGADRLTLTSHIAVQDLLALGRFLLLPEDDLSLAAVLKSPLFDFSEDDVFAIAGLRGDDESVWNHLKRFAADGTERFRAAVERLELFLRQSRRLSVHDFYARVLGSHGGRRQFLARLGTEVSDILDEFLTFTLDHESSGLPGLQSFISTLELEAPEVKREQDKGRNEVRIMTVHASKGLEAPIVFLVDGGSKAFTHTHLPKLRLIETDPDEPPLPAWVPVSDLTNSLTQNDAARIQMLAEEEYRRLLYVAMTRAADRLIVCGYRGVRANADTWHMMISTALGEGHPHVEAATFSGPDGEWPGIRWRVPRVERSFERIDRDEARDSHEALPEGLLRPLPPQAELPRPLSPSGAGTIVDEDEGSLFVASPLFGGKERSDRSLEKGRLIHRMLQALPEIPPAGRADAAHRYAERAARFWPEGERRRLVDSVLKLLDEGGLQPVLGVEAQPEVSIMGTLTLDDRRYAVSGRIDRLAVLADRVVILDYKTNRVPPVTEEAVPFAHKAQLAIYREILAPLYPGKRIDCMLVYTENASLYTLSETALGLALAGLKTK
- a CDS encoding bifunctional folylpolyglutamate synthase/dihydrofolate synthase, coding for MIPRGQMAVSEAAHEIEKLMGLHPKGFDLSLDRITRLLDQLGNPHRKLPPVIHVAGTNGKGSVTAFCRALLEAGGYSAHVHTSPHLVNWHERYRIGVAGGRGQLVDDAVFADAVRRVADANAGQHITVFEILTAVTFILFSEHPADAAIIEVGLGGRFDATNVMSDPAVSVIMPISLDHQPYLGDRVELIAAEKAGIMKPGLPVVIGHQDYDAALDVLMSTAERLHCPTAVFGQDFMAHEEYGRLVYQDEYGLADLPLPRLPGRHQYANAAAAIRAVKAAGFTVTEMMMEKAMNCVEWPGRLQRLSEGRLLSHAPAGAEIWVDGGHNPGAGEVIAEAMANFEERQPRPLFLVIGMINTKDPIGYFRAFAGLVEKVFCVPIRGSDAMIDPVILSNAAYDAGLVAEPMSTVGEALEAIKAAVNPDALPPRILVGGSLYLVGDVLADNGTPPR